CGGATTCTTAACTAAATTGAAGTCAGCAGCAAGTTCTTCATCTGTCGCCAGACATCGTAATAAATGACTGAATAACGGAGCGTCTGTCTTACGGACACTTGATTTTAAGCTATCGCTAGCTGTTTCTATTGATTCCTCAACAGATAGCAACCCCAACCATTTAGTAGCATTTAAAATTTTCTCATCTGCCGGTACGGAATGGCTCCCCAAAACTACCTGTAAAGTATGATTGAGAACAAAAGGGGTCAAAGCTTTCATTCTCGTTAATTGCTTTTGTGCCTGCTCTAACGTCTTCTTTCTCAATAACTCTAAGTCAAAACAAAATTCTTTGTCGAACACATATTGTAAGACTGATCTGATTCGATATGCCTTCCATTCCGCATCAATGTCTGATGAAAACACCGCTTCTAATTCGGAAATCGTGCTGACTCGAATTTCATTCAAATCATGAAAACCTTCCAGAAGTGAATCAAACATTTCATCAGCCTGTGAATTCGTTGTATTCTCCAGACAAATGGCGTGTAACATTGTTTCCAATACAGGCCGATCATACTTGGGTAACGTCGCTGAATACCTTTTCTTAAGCAGAGTGATCAGCTTCTTACAAATAGCCTGTTTATCTGATGTTGAAATTTTTTTGGCAACCATATTTGTCTAAACAATATTTGAGATAGTTCAAATGGAAAGTAACGAAAACAACTCTTTCATATACGGAAATTTCACCAACTAATCCACATGAGATCCTTCTTCAGTGATTTGATCATCTTGCTCTGAGGCCCCCTTCGTCAACTCTTCCGCTTCTCTCTCAACCTGTAGTTCATCTAAAATACGAAGTGCTTCTACCGAATCTTTCACAGCGGAATCCAAAACAAATTTGATCACAGGTGTATATCGGGTTTGAATTCGATCAGCAATTTTGGACTGAATAAACCCTTTTGCTGATTCCAATCCATGTAAACAAAGTGCTTGCGTTTTTTCATCCCCCATGATCGAAATGTAGATCTTGGCTGACTGCACATCCGGTGCGACATCAACATGCAAAACTGTTACATTCTGAATGCGAGGATCGCGTAAATGCAGCAGAATCGTTGTACTAACTGTTTCTAATATCGCCTGAGCGATTTTTGCTAATCGACGT
The Gimesia aquarii DNA segment above includes these coding regions:
- the rbfA gene encoding 30S ribosome-binding factor RbfA, with translation MTSRRLAKIAQAILETVSTTILLHLRDPRIQNVTVLHVDVAPDVQSAKIYISIMGDEKTQALCLHGLESAKGFIQSKIADRIQTRYTPVIKFVLDSAVKDSVEALRILDELQVEREAEELTKGASEQDDQITEEGSHVD